CTAGGGTCTTGGCCTTCACCCTTCCCAGTCTAGGGGAAGGGGTGGGCGGGGTGTGTGCCCTGGGTTCCCCTAGGGCGTGGGATAATAAGGGGGTGAACCGGGCCCGGGACTGGCTGGCCTTCGTGGAGGAAAAGCTTTGACCCGCGTCTTCCGCTTTGACCCCAAGGCCCGCCTTAAGGAGGTGGCCGAGGCGGCAAGGGCCTTAGGGGAGCGCCCCGAGGTCCTCGCCGTGGTCCTCTTCGGCTCCCAGGCCCGGGGGGAGGCCACCGCCTTCAGCGACGCCGACCTGGTCAAGTAGAGCGCACATTAGCGCACTCCGGCCCCCCACCAGGATGAGGACCTAAGCAACCCCTCCACCCCTCCCACGATCCCCCGAAGAGGATGGGCTTGAGGCGAGAGAGGTCCCTCGGCACCTCGCGCCCGAGGAGGGGAAGGAAGGTGCTTGCCCTCAGGACCCGCCAGGGATTGGCGCCAAGGAAGTTCCTTCCCTCGGTTGACCCCTCTTGGCTCCCCGGTGAGCCCTGAAGGCTTGAAAGCAAGGAGAGGTGGCGCTTCGCCCTCCCGATCTCCCGGGAAAGCCTGCGCCTGAGGTAGGGGTTTCGTTCCTGCGCTTTCTTGGCTCGCAGTTCCCGGACTCTGGAGGCGTAGAAGCCCTGGACGTGACCCCTGAAGCGTTCGTCCCGGAGAAGCTTCCCGTAGCCTTTGGGGAGCTTCTCCTTGAACCCTAAGGCTCTCCTTCCGATCACGTACGCGGCGGCCGCGTCCTTGGACAGGGAAAGCTGCGGGGCGTACTTCAGCATCCCGATGGTGGAGGTGTCCTGGGGGTTCACCTCCACCACCTGGATCCCTCTCTTCCGGGCCAAGGAGTGGACCTTCCGGAGAAGGGAAGCGTAGGCGAAGCGGTGGGCCTTCCTCCTGAAAGTCCTCCCCGAGCCGTCCCCTCTCCTCCCCTTGAGAAGGTGCTTCAGGCGCTCGGTGGCGATGGCTACCCCGTGTTCCAGAGCCAGAGAAACTACCTGGTGCGCCACCTTCCAGAGGATAAGCTCCTTGGCCCCCCTGTCCTTCGCGCGGTCCACCTCCTCCAGGGAGAGGGTAAGGTGGCGCCTCAGGTTCCCGTCAGGGGAGACGAGGGCCAAGGCGAGGTGGTAGGGGTCGGCGTTGATGTCTATGCCCAGGACCCCGTTCTCCTTCGTGGCCACGAGGGGAGCGGGCTCCTCCTCCCAGGTGAAGGTGGCGTAGACCTTTCCTTCCCGCAAGGAGAGGGCCACGTTGTAGGGGAGGGAGGCGTACGCCCTCTGGAGGAGGGCGTTGAGGTTCGGGTGAGAGGTCTTCACCAGGGCGTGGGCGTAGCTTCCGTCTCCGAGGTTGATCCGGAGCCATAAGGCTCCGTCCTTGACGAAGAGCCTCAGGTTGAGGTTGCCCCCCTTGGTTTTGTCCCCACGGGAGTAGAGGAGGCCCTGGCGCCGCTCCCTCC
This region of Thermus thermophilus genomic DNA includes:
- a CDS encoding nucleotidyltransferase domain-containing protein → MTRVFRFDPKARLKEVAEAARALGERPEVLAVVLFGSQARGEATAFSDADLVK
- a CDS encoding IS200/IS605 family accessory protein TnpB-related protein, whose amino-acid sequence is MKAKPKVMRKRTSQKRAKAFTGVQALLVFPSGEDHKATLDLMRRFSAAVRYAYNRLLEGWSREALKREDGPLCVLFRLNTRYADDAILKAQALLDSARERGEDPRRVVFGGRKLFETLKRGHLSGKPLKRLKREWRERRQGLLYSRGDKTKGGNLNLRLFVKDGALWLRINLGDGSYAHALVKTSHPNLNALLQRAYASLPYNVALSLREGKVYATFTWEEEPAPLVATKENGVLGIDINADPYHLALALVSPDGNLRRHLTLSLEEVDRAKDRGAKELILWKVAHQVVSLALEHGVAIATERLKHLLKGRRGDGSGRTFRRKAHRFAYASLLRKVHSLARKRGIQVVEVNPQDTSTIGMLKYAPQLSLSKDAAAAYVIGRRALGFKEKLPKGYGKLLRDERFRGHVQGFYASRVRELRAKKAQERNPYLRRRLSREIGRAKRHLSLLSSLQGSPGSQEGSTEGRNFLGANPWRVLRASTFLPLLGREVPRDLSRLKPILFGGSWEGWRGCLGPHPGGGPECANVRST